A segment of the Malaclemys terrapin pileata isolate rMalTer1 chromosome 1, rMalTer1.hap1, whole genome shotgun sequence genome:
agagaaactaaatgaattctttgcatcagtcttcacagttCAGGATGTGAGAAGGATTCTCAAaacccgagccattctttttatgGCAACATAGTGACCGACGATGTggaaaaaagctgaagtactcaatgctttttttgccttggtcttcacagacaaggtcagctacCATACTGCTGCACTGGACAACACAGTATGggcaggaggtgagcagccctcagtggtgaaggaccaggttaaggactatttagaaaagctggacgtgcacaagtccatgggtccagatctaatgcatccgagggtggcTGAtgggattgcagagccattggccattatctttgaaaattcatggcgattaGGGGAGGTACTGGATGattgggaaaaggctaatgtagtgcctatattttaaaaaaggaagaaagagaacctggggaagtacagaccggtcagcctcacctcagtccatgGCATaaccatggagcaggtcctcaagcaaagcattttgaagcacttggaggagaggaaggtgatcaggaacagtcaacatggattcaccaagggcaagtcatgcctgaccaacctgatcaccttctataatgagataactggctctgtggatatgggaaaagcagtggatgtgatatatcttgactttagcaaagctaaAAAAGTagggattggatgaatggactataaggtggatagaaagctggctagattgtcgggctcaactggtagtgatcaTCGACTCGATGCCTATTTGGCAGCCAGTATGAAGAGcaatgccccaggggtcagttctggggccagttttgttcagcaACTTCATTAATGTGGGAAATGGGCTTatttagtccgcagaagagaagagtcggggagggggggatttgataacagccttcaactacctgaaggggggtttcaaagacgatggagctaggctgttctcagtggtggccaatgatagaacaaggagcaatgttgTCATGTTTCAATGAGGGAAGTTTaagttgaatattaggaaaaactatttcactcagggggtggagaagcactggaatgggttacgtacggaggtggtggaatccccatccttagaggtttttaagactggcttgacaaagccctgtctgggatgatttagttgggtacagtactgctttgaacagggggttggaatagaggacctcctgaggtctcttccaacactaatcttctatgattctatgattctatgacaaggtccctcaccaaaggctctaaagcaaagtaagctgtcatggcataagagggaaggtcctctcatggactggtatgtgcttaaaagataggaagcaaagggtaggaataaatggtcagttttcagactgtggaactccttgccagaggaggttgtgaaggccaagactataacaggattcaaaaaagaactagataagttcatggtggataggtccatcaatggctattaactagGGCGGGCAGCGATGATGTCCCTATCCTCTATTTTCCAAAAGCTGTGGacgggtgacaggggatggatgaatcacttgatgattacctgctctgttcattccctgtggggcacctgggattggccactgtcaaaagacaggatactgggctagatggatctttggcctgatccagtatggccatttttatgttaatGATGGATAGCCAGTATTCGCACGCGTGTTTCCTGCTGGTGCATGTTAAGGTTTTCCACACACCGACATGTAGGAATTATAGATGCAGGAATTATAGGAATTATAGATGAAGCACCATCAAATATGGAATTGGCATTAGTAGGGTCAATTGTTCATAGTTCATTTCTCTGaacaatgaaaatgtcatttttcagtgtgtgaagaggGACCAATCTTCTTCACCCATGAGAACAGCCTCCAGTAGTGCATGCagtgtctcatattaacattgtctctcCAACCAGGCATTTGTACTGCTGCCATCACCCTGGAACCTTGGGTACATACAGAAAGTCAGGGAAACATATGGTGCATGCAGGAGACACCGTTCTGTCTCAGAGTTGGACACCTTCTCTCTATTtcatgtcagattccaacacaaccaacttcaccaacccctccaccttcatcctgctgggcattccaGGCCTGGAGAGGGCCCATGtgtggatctccatccccttctgcaccatgtatgccatagccatcttggggaacttcaccatcctgttgGTCGTGAAGAGGGAGCCGAGCCTCCatgggcccatgtactatttcctctgcatgctggccgtcACCGACCTGGTCCTGTCCACGTCCATCCTGCCCAAGActctgagcatcttctggtttaattccagggagatcgatttcagtgcctgcctcacccagatgtacttcattcactgcttctTAGTGGTGGAGTCTGGGATCTTCATGGCCATGGCTTTGgatcgctacgtggccatctgtgatcccctgagacattctACCACCCTCACAAACCTTGTGGTGGCCAAGATTGGCTTGGCTGTGGTGTTGCGTGGTGGCATGCTCATATTGCCCTATGTCTTCCTGGCGAGGcaatggccatattgcagaaTCAACATCATCCCCCACACGCACTGTGAGCACATGGCCGTGGTGAAGTTGGCCTGTGCAGACACCCACGTCAGTAATTACTATGGCCTCTTTGTGCTATTCTGTGTGAAGGGTCTGGATGTAATTTTTATCGTCGTGTCCTATATCCAGATCCTCAGGAGcatcttcagcctccccacaaaggatgcccggctcaagacttttgggacctgtggctcccacctctgtgccatcTTCACCTTTTACATCtcatctctcttctcctctctcacACACCGCTATGGATATAATGTGCCCCTGCATTTCCACGTTCTCATGGCCAACGTGTACCTCCTGGTGccccccatgctaaaccccatcatctacgggGTGAGGACCAAGCAGATCCGGGATAAGCTGCTCCATGTTGTTACTCATAAAGGGACCTAAAGttttctcctggtgctctgggtctTAGACCAAGCTccgtgcagagctggctggtgacatggtgcTGGGCCCTCTTCCCTGAATCACTTACTGGACAGTCAAAGAGACATTAAAGCCTTTCCTGACCTTAGTGTGCTGTGTCAGCATGCCAAACTGGGGAATCAGTCTATGTAAAACTCATTGGGTTCCAGTTTTTTAATTGCTGGTCACTGgacccttaagaacataagaacggccatagtgtgtcagaccaaaagtccatctaggccagtatgcTGTCTTCCGATCATGGCCAATTCCaagttccccagagggaatgaacagaacaggcaatcatcaagtgagccatccctgTCACCCATACCCAGCTTCTGTCAAatagaggatagggacaccatccctgcccatcctggccatTGATcctccagttctttttttaactttgttatagtcttgaccGTCACAACATctgctggcaaagagttccacaggttgactgtgtgctgtgtgaagaaatagttccttttgtttgctttaaccctgctgcctattaattttgtttggtgacccctagttcttgtgtgatgagaaggattaaataacacttccttatttactttatccagaccagtcatgattttatagagctcaatcatatccccccttagtcatctcttttccaaactgaaaactcccaatcttattaatctctcctcatatggaagctgtttcatacccctaatcatttttgttgcccttttatgaaccttttccaattccaatatatctttatcaagatggggcaaccagatctgtatggagtattcaagatatgggcataccacggatttatatagcggGAATATGATAccttttgtcttattatctatccctatcCTAATTATTtccaacattctattagcttttttgacagccACTATCCACTGAGTGTATGTTTTCAGCGAATTATCCACAGTGACccttgaggccacaccccctacccaacctcttcccccaaggaCCTCCCCCTGCTTCACCTATTCCCCCAAGGCCCAGCCCCTGTTCCATCTCTTACCTCTAGGCCCAGCTCCCTTCtatgcctcttcccccaagtcatagaatcatagaatattagggttggaagagacctcaggaagtcgtctagtccaaccccctccaaACCTCTAAGGAATCCTTGACCTTGCTTCtagctcctctcctctcctccccctatCACTTGCTGGtcatctccacctccctcccccaccccagctgagtcgggagctgctgcagcctgacaaaGAGACTGCAATAATTGTAGTGAAGATGCAGCACTGGGGTGGACAGGCCAATGAGGAGCATGGAGGGAAGCCACGAAACCATATAAAAGCAGCTGAGGGTTGGCAGTAGGGCTGTGTGGCAAGTGGGCAAGATTGTGTATCATACAACTTGTGGGCCCTAAAGCTAGGCTACAAAGTCATGAAGGAATAGACAATTGTATGGCTTATTTCTTTAGCTTTCAGTTCCCTTTTCTTCCTCCTGgctgggggatggaaggaggcagggtCCCTGCAATGGGAACCCTTTGCCCTGAGCCAGGactcaggggcagggcaagggatcAGCTTTGAAGCTAGGAGAACAACAGCTGAGTAACCTGGAAGGATCAGCCCCTGCGCTAGTTGGGCAGAGGCACGGGTGGCATCGGTAGCTCACAGGGAGGGAGATAAACGGCACAGCTACCATTAGCCGGCTATTTACACATGTACACAGTACCTTATCTGGAACTATAGGGCATCTATTGCCCAGGGGCTGAAGCTGGCATTGCCCAGGGGCTGAAGCTGGCATTGCCCAGGGGCTGAAGCTGGACAATAAAACTGAGTCTAACATATGCTCTGCATGATGATTTTGATCACCACATTTAGAAGATCTTTAGCTATGTTGCTAGGCAGTGTTATCCCCACTGTGCCACGCAGTGAtaaagtgatttacccaaggctGACATTGATCTTCTCAGTTGTATTAGATGCAGTGAGGCTATTTGTGTGTCATGACCTGGGGAAATGCAGTCCTACTTAAACAGGAGGAATTTATTAAACAAACAGCTAAAACTACAGCCACAAAACCAGGTTTCCACATAGCTCACTCTTCAGCCTTGTCTTGCTTGTTTACCACGGACCATATACAGTGCATAGAACTCAACAGTGTGCTGCAAGGAATCAAATGAGTTCAGGGATTGTAACTGCTTAATACACAACATACCTCCCTGCAGAGAGCACTTCCCACCTTCAAAGGGTTTTACAAATGTTCACTTAATAACCCTGCCCTAGTGGCTCAGATCAgagtctgtctagcccagtagcctgtctctgacagtgaacAGCACCAGATGCTTGAGAGGGATCAGATGCTGGCCTCAGAGCTCTCTGGACTCTCCTGCCCCTCTGTAGGACTTGGGTGCTGCTTGCAGTAGCTTGTGGGTATCTTCATTGTACAAACTCCCCCATCTGTGCCATCTTTAGCAGTGGAATAGTTCACAAGGTCACTGTTTCAATGATGATCGCTGGGCTTCCGTGGTAACACCCTGTTAGAATGCAAAGAGTCACAGCAATTGTCTCAGAGTGTCTGCAAAAGATGGAAGGCCAAATGCAGAAATTTTATCAATAGTGGTATGTGCTGCACCTGTTCTATTTGGCTCATGATGGGGAAAGTCCCTTTGCAAACAGAAGCGCTAAAGActttataggtttttttttttttccttttaaattaaagTTGGGATTGTGACGCAGAAGATGCAACTTCCAGGAAATCAGACTGGCTCACCGATGGACGCCAAATGGGCCCAATTGGAGTCTTGATCTTCAGAACTTGGAATCCGTGTCTGGGACACTGTGCCCTATATTCTTAATAATTCTATGGTTATGGTATAATAATGACATAAGTATAATAGATTTTGTACAATATAGGTCTTTtcaggtgtcattggaaaagttttgATTTCCTGAAAAGGATTATCCTATATAGATGCATGTATCGTTTTTGTATCAGAAGTTATGAATTTTGACTAcatgtctgtatttcaaatgtagttacattgGGGTAATACCCAGTAGGCAAGGTGTTTTCAGGCTAGATAGAtggttgggaagggcctattcagagcaatgagccattagggaaaacaacagGCGTAGAAGAAACTTttctcccacctggtgagccttcctgagaacactccagacagcctgtaagtaacggatgctatgactctacaagggcaTTTGACCAGGCCACATAACTCTGGACTTCATCTTGGGGAGTCTGTACTTTTCCTagaaactggtctgggaaccaagttttgaaacaaaggttCCCGCCATAtactaaagctatataaggctgGGAGTGGCATCATCagtggttcttcactccccacacaagaggaatcctgcaaacatttgaggaacaaagactgaaggtGGGGGCaatgctggacccaggctaaagggatttctagtctGTGTTTGGAAACCTCAGTCAGAAATCCAAGCTGCAAAGTGAATGCATCTTGTGCCTTCAGAATCTCCCAGGTGGTTTGTAGCATCAATCAGGGTGAGAAACGACTGATTAATAGTCAGTCTAACTAGTGTATTAAGCGTAGTTTGTGTTTTTgattatttgctaggtaatctgctttgatctgtttgctatcccttataatcactgtTGTAGTTAATAACTTGTTCTATTTTTTAATCTAAGCTCAGTGTGCTTTTAAGTGAAGTGTCTGAGGgagaaatctcagcttggttaccacaagtgtgtaTTGTTCTCACCACATTCaggggggagctgcggggcgaACTGGGTAACAAATTCATACTGTTCGGAGTTTTGACCAAAGTAGGATGGtagagctctggggtcctaggctggggagctggtggTCTTTGGcagtagcctctctattgttggttcattcAATGGCTGG
Coding sequences within it:
- the LOC128830252 gene encoding olfactory receptor 52R1-like; this translates as MSDSNTTNFTNPSTFILLGIPGLERAHVWISIPFCTMYAIAILGNFTILLVVKREPSLHGPMYYFLCMLAVTDLVLSTSILPKTLSIFWFNSREIDFSACLTQMYFIHCFLVVESGIFMAMALDRYVAICDPLRHSTTLTNLVVAKIGLAVVLRGGMLILPYVFLARQWPYCRINIIPHTHCEHMAVVKLACADTHVSNYYGLFVLFCVKGLDVIFIVVSYIQILRSIFSLPTKDARLKTFGTCGSHLCAIFTFYISSLFSSLTHRYGYNVPLHFHVLMANVYLLVPPMLNPIIYGVRTKQIRDKLLHVVTHKGT